The Pygocentrus nattereri isolate fPygNat1 chromosome 1, fPygNat1.pri, whole genome shotgun sequence genome window below encodes:
- the LOC108426350 gene encoding microsomal glutathione S-transferase 1-like, which yields MAHITDTEVFQAFSTYATIVILKMMLMGPLTGYFRVTRKAFANFEDTHMGKTIEEKKRMIRVNEDVERVRRCHQNDLENIIPFVVIGLLYTLTGPDLSTALLHFRLFVGSRFVHTVVYVMALPQPSRGLSWILGMVITFSMAYRILTTVLLL from the exons ATGGCTCACATAACTGACACAGAAGTGTTCCAGGCCTTCTCCACGTATGCCACCATCGTCATTCTCAAGATGATGCTAATGGGTCCTCTTACTGGATACTTCAGGGTCACTAGAAAG GCTTTTGCAAACTTTGAGGACACTCATATGGGCAAGACTatagaggagaagaaaaggatGATACGGGTCAATGAAGATGTGGAACGTGTCCGCAG GTGCCATCAGAACGACCTGGAAAACATCATTCCATTTGTAGTGATTGGCCTGCTCTACACTCTGACAGGTCCTGACCTCTCCACTGCCCTGCTGCATTTCCGCTTGTTCGTGGGCTCGCGGTTTGTCCACACGGTGGTCTACGTGATGGCGCTGCCCCAACCAAGCAGGGGTCTGTCCTGGATCCTGGGCATGGTCATCACCTTCTCCATGGCCTACCGCATCCTCACTACTGTTCTGCTGCTTTAG
- the LOC108426351 gene encoding microsomal glutathione S-transferase 1-like produces the protein MGEVVHMIDSEVFLAFSTYATIVILKMMLMGPITSYHRLTKKVFSNMEDTALGGPAEDRKKLIRVDPDVERVRRCHQNDLENIIPFVVIGLLYALTGPDLSTALLHFRFFVGSRCLHTVAYLLPLPQPSRALAWMVGMVTTFSMAYRVLTTALFL, from the exons ATGGGAGAAGTCGTGCACATGATTGACAGTGAGGTCTTCCTGGCCTTCTCCACCTATGCAACCATAGTCATCCTCAAGATGATGCTCATGGGTCCCATTACGTCATACCACCGACTGACGAAGAAG GTGTTTTCCAACATGGAAGACACAGCTCTGGGGGGTCCTGCTGAGGACAGGAAGAAGTTGATTAGGGTGGATCCAGATGTGGAGCGAGTGCGAAG ATGCCATCAGAATGACCTGGAGAACATCATTCCCTTTGTAGTGATTGGCCTGCTCTATGCTCTGACAGGGCCTGACCTCTCCACTGCCCTGCTGCATTTTCGCTTCTTCGTGGGTTCACGTTGCTTGCACACGGTGGCCTACCTGCTGCCACTGCCCCAACCCAGCAGGGCTCTGGCCTGGATGGTGGGCATGGTCACCACTTTCTCCATGGCCTACCGCGTCCTCACCACTGCTCTTTTTCTATAA